One genomic region from Anopheles bellator chromosome 2, idAnoBellAS_SP24_06.2, whole genome shotgun sequence encodes:
- the LOC131207053 gene encoding uncharacterized protein LOC131207053 produces the protein MQDPSGWLDARHFEKALAQHTADRDLQVEDVQLALHSDPSQQYASTIYRARVCYRSRGKSETAKLIVKLVASKVHSLANESPYETELGVYRDAIAPMEAALSKSGSTGKFGPRLIFAASEPRPHLILEDLTNQQYVAGSGLLAADTAVLVLTKLAQFHAASFSQQQASMRKPTDKQQNELFKPKTLEGMNFLVECFGIFIEQLSAWEGYAHYAKRFHSLRETFFEWGIQIYNAQDAEYRFKVLNHGDFHYSNVLLKLNSGDAPNDVLFVDYQLSCWTTVAVDLLYFLYLVCDHETRQTKRQQLLQLYHREFSETLATLGFMGKAPTLLDLNMDLVRAGFLEVVLVVCFVPFLFADYGHAVSVYGTDETDAHAYRRKLYNHPEYRVLLRELLPRFLHQGFLE, from the exons ATGCAGGATCCCTCCGGTTGGTTAGATGCAAGACACTTTGAAAAGGCGCTCGCCCAGCACACGGCCGATCGTGATCTGCAAGTCGAAGATGTGCAGCTTGCGCTTCACTCGGACCCCAGCCAGCAGTACGCCAGCACGATCTACCGGGCGCGAGTGTGCTATCGTAGCCGCGGCAAGTCCGAAACGGCCAAGTTGATCGTGAAACTGGTGGCCTCGAAGGTGCACAGTCTGGCCAACGAGTCGCCGTACGAAACCGAGCTGGGCGTGTATCGGGACGCCATCGCCCCGATGGAGGCTGCGCTAAGTAAatccggcagcaccggcaagTTTGGACCACG ACTGATTTTTGCCGCCAGCGAACCGAGGCCGCACTTGATATTGGAAGACTTAACCAACCAGCAGTACGTGGCGGGTTCCGGCTTGCTCGCCGCCGACACTGCGGTCCTAGTGCTGACCAAGTTGGCACAGTTTCACGCTGCGTCCTTCAGCCAGCAGCAAGCCAGCATG CGCAAACCGACCGACAAACAGCAGAACGAATTGTTCAAGCCGAAAACACTGGAGGGAATGAATTTTCTGGTCGAATGCTTTGGTATCTTCATCGAGCAGCTGTCGGCCTGGGAAGGGTACGCGCACTACGCCAAACGCTTCCACAGCCTCCGCGAAACGTTTTTCGAGTGGGGCATCCAGATCTACAACGCCCAGGATGCCGAGTACCGCTTCAAGGTGCTCAATCACGGCGACTTTCACTACAGCAACGTGCTGTTGAAACTGAACTCGGGTGACGCGCCGAACGATGTGTTGTTC GTCGACTATCAGCTCAGCTGCTGGACAACGGTGGCCGTCGATTTGCTGTACTTCCTGTACCTCGTGTGCGATCACGAGACACGCCAAACGAAACGCCAGCAGCTGTTGCAGCTGTACCATCGCGAGTTTTCGGAAACACTGGCCACGCTAGGGTTTATGGGCAAAGCTCCGACGCTGCTCGATCTGAACATGGATCTGGTTCGTGCCGGGTTTTTGGAGGTAGTGCTGGTGGTTTGCTTTGTGCCGTTCCTGTTCGCCGACTACGGGCACGCGGTCAGCGTGTACGGGACGGATGAGACGGATGCCCACGCTTACCGGCGCAAACTGTACAACCATCCGGAGTACCGGGTGCTGCTTCGGGAGCTGCTACCACGCTTCCTTCACCAAGGGTTCTTAGAGTAG
- the LOC131207055 gene encoding uncharacterized protein LOC131207055 has product MAEPASEPKPIVAPEWLNASFFESILCTSEHDKDLRVTGLEATPVGKPGDHLASQPFRFTVDYESVKRDAGHGGTMKLVVKILPERGVIGGQGTLDQELFRTELKMYGEFLPKMQRVLDDGDRPVLLARCLHSAEKPLPVIVMEDLAPAGWQGHDLIESFAEAKPITVAIARFHAASFYLSKNKTDFEGFQSDVFQRKDPVVEWMFGKNLKAFVDAMRTWEGCEQLVEPLERTVEDCSERLHRIYCCHTPGRAYNVLNHGDFHSKNLLHRFNDENAIVESRFLDLQACCWSSPAIDLYYLLNTIVHYKVKASHRDDLISLYHQEFTATLKAIGYFGAVPTMLDLQTELLRNAYLDLLHVTCFLQFRFIDFSKIPPEKLAPEQIGNVGLENEDYQALVKQLLPGYLHKGVLE; this is encoded by the exons ATGGCAGAGCCGGcatccgaaccgaaaccgatcgtggCACCGGAATGGCTGAACGCGTCCTTCTTCGAAAGCATCCTTTGCACGTCGGAACACGACAAGGATCTGCGCGTGACGGGCCTGGAGGCGACGCCGGTCGGTAAGCCGGGTGACCActtggccagccagccgttccGCTTCACGGTCGACTATGAGAGCGTGAAACGGGACGCTGGCCACGGCGGCACGATGAAGCTGGTGGTGAAGATACTGCCGGAGAGGGGGGTCATCGGTGGGCAGGGCACGCTAGACCAGGAACTGTTCCGAACGGAGTTGAAAATGTACGGCGAGTTCCTGCCGAAGATGCAGCGCGTCTTGGACGACGGTGACCGACCGGTCCTGTTGGCTAGGTGTTTACACAGCGCTGAGAAGCCGCTGCCCGTGATCGTGATGGAGGATCTGGCTCCGGCCGGCTGGCAAGGTCACGATTTGATCGAAAGCTTCGCGGAGGCCAAACCGATCACCGTGGCCATCGCACGGTTCCACGCTGCTTCGTTCTATCTGAGCAAAAAT aAAACGGACTTCGAAGGATTCCAGTCGGATGTGTTCCAGCGCAAGGACCCGGTGGTCGAGTGGATGTTTGGCAAAAACCTGAAGGCGTTCGTTGACGCCATGCGCACCTGGGAGGGCTGCGAGCAGCTGGTAGAGCCCCTCGAGCGTACCGTGGAGGATTGCAGCGAGCGACTGCACCGCATCTACTGCTGCcacacaccgggccgggcctaCAACGTGCTGAACCATGGGGATTTTCACTCGAAAAACCTTCTCCACCGGTTCAACGACGAGAACGCGATCGTCGAGTCACGGTTTCTCGACCTGCAGGCATGCTGTTGGTCCTCGCCGGCCATCGATCTGTACTACCTGCTGAACACCATCGTGCACTACAAGGTGAAGGCCAGCCACCGGGATGATTTAATTTCACTGTACCACCAGGAGTTCACTGCGACGCTGAAGGCGATCGGATACTTTGGAGCCGTCCCGACGATGCTGGACTTGCAAACTGAACTGCTGCGCAACGCGTACCTAG ATCTACTGCACGTGACCTGTTTTCTGCAGTTTCGATTTATCGACTTCTCCAAAATTCCTCCGGAGAAGCTAGCCCCGGAACAGATCGGTAATGTGGGGCTCGAAAATGAGGACTACCAAGCGCTGGTAAAGCAACTGCTGCCCGGCTACCTTCATAAGGGTGTCTTGGAATGA
- the LOC131212951 gene encoding uncharacterized protein LOC131212951, whose protein sequence is MAFNKDEMHPPSWMDRAFFEKVLRHSERDSTLAVTGCRIVPGTKPGDHFASIIFRAIVTHNKSPAEVSLIVKTLPFEDGLKKDLLDDGYVFETETLMYTEIVPAMHKLLRSVGDQTVLGARLLYHEKLPSWVMVFEDIAKHGFEMKSKQLDYEESKVVFAKLARWHATSMMLADEIPAIKKLAKGVFNLFEEKTEFLKMWQANIEILASIVPEIPGCEQYGDRILAVKEKIFKRAATIYTYDASSLVHVLNHGDFHFKNMMFKRTEGKLDDIMLLDFQLSVWGTPAVDLIYAMYNAVSIDTKEAHREELIYFYHQELVECLRKIGYLRRLPTLLDIQVEIMKCGHMEFLLSSTFVPFMCVEMTEIMDLPEDGSGFEMDFANTDKLAESFKKCFRTPVYVDFITKNLPKFVYKGFVDLD, encoded by the exons atGGCGTTCAACAAGGACGAAATGCATCCGCCGAGCTGGATGGACCGAGCGTTCTTCGAGAAGGTCCTGCGGCACTCCGAACGCGATAGCACGCTCGCGGTGACCGGCTGCCGCATTGTCCCGGGCACCAAGCCGGGCGACCACTTCGCGAGCATCATCTTCCGGGCGATCGTCACCCACAACAAGTCGCCCGCCGAGGTGTCGCTGATCGTGAAGACGCTCCCGTTCGAGGACGGGCTCAAAAAGGATCTGCTCGACGATGGCTACGTGTTCGAGACGGAGACGCTCATGTACACGGAGATAGTGCCGGCCATGCACAAGCTGCTGCGATCCGTCGGCGATCAGACCGTGCTGGGCGCGAG ACTGCTGTACCACGAAAAGCTGCCATCGTGGGTCATGGTGTTTGAGGACATCGCTAAGCATGGCTTCGAGATGAAGTCGAAGCAGTTGGACTATGAAGAATCGAAGGTCGTGTTTGCCAAGTTAGCCCGCTGGCATGCCACTTCAATGATGCTTGCCGATGAG ATTCCGGCCATCAAGAAGCTTGCAAAGGGTGTGTTTAACCTGTTCGAAGAGAAAACTGAGTTTTTGAAAATGTGGCAAGCCAACATCGAGATACTGGCATCGATCGTGCCGGAAATTCCGGGCTGCGAGCAGTACGGCGATCGGATACTGGCTGTGAAGGAGAAAATTTTCAAACGCGCCGCCACTATCTACACGTATGACGCGTCGTCCCTGGTGCACGTCCTCAACCACGGCGATTTTCACTTCAAAAACATGATGTTCAAGCGTACCGAAGGAAAACTGGACGACATAATGCTG CTAGATTTCCAGTTGAGCGTTTGGGGTACGCCAGCAGTTGATCTCATTTACGCCATGTACAACGCGGTGTCGATCGACACCAAGGAGGCGCACCGGGAGGAGCTGATCTATTTCTATCACCAAGAGCTGGTCGAGTGTCTGCGAAAGATTGGCTATCTTCGCCGGTTACCAACGTTACTCGATATTCAGGTGGAGATCATGAAGTGTGGCCACATGG AGTTCCTACTGTCGTCCACGTTCGTGCCCTTCATGTGCGTAGAAATGACCGAAATCATGGATCTACCCGAGGATGGTTCCGGTTTCGAGATGGACTTCGCTAATACCGATAAGCTGGCAGAGAGTTTCAAAAAATGCTTCCGGACGCCCGTCTACGTGGATTTCATCACGAAAAACCTGCCGAAATTCGTCTACAAAGGCTTCGTGGACCTGGATTAG
- the LOC131212954 gene encoding small ribosomal subunit protein uS5 — protein MADAAPARGGFRGGFGSRGGGRGGRGRGRGRGRGRGRGGKEDSKEWVPVTKLGRLVKDGKIRTLEEIYLYSLPIKEFEIIDFFLNRLLKDEVLKIMPVQKQTRAGQRTRFKAFVAIGDSNGHIGLGVKCSKEVATAIRGAIILAKLSVVPVRRGYWGNKIGKPHTVPCKVSGKCGSVLVRLIPAPRGTGIVSAPVPKKLLQMAGIDDCYTTTRGSTTTLGNFAKATYAAIAKTYAFLTPDLWKDLPLNKTPYQEYADFLEKTSKTGQRIIEL, from the exons ATGGCGGACGCTGCTCCAGCCCGTGGTGGATTTAGAGGAGGATTCGGCTCGCGTGGTGGTGGACGCGGCGGTCGCGGACGAGGTCGCGGTCGTGGCCGTGGGCGCGGTCGTGGTGGCAAGGAGGACTCGAAGGAATGGGTTCCGGTGACGAAGCTGGGCCGTCTGGTGAAGGATGGCAAGATTCGCACGCTGGAGGAGATCTACCTGTACTCGCTGCCGATCAAAGAGTTCGAGATCATCGACTTCTTCCTGAACCGTCTGCTGAAGGACGAGGTGCTGAAGATCATGCCCGTCCAGAAGCAGACCCGTGCCGGTCAGCGTACCCGCTTCAAGGCGTTCGTGGCGATTGGTGATAGCAACGGTCACATCGGGCTTGGTGTGAAGTGCAGCAaggaagtggccaccgccatccgCGGTGCCATCATCCTGGCCAAGCTGTCCGTTGTCCCGGTCCGCCGTGGTTACTGGGGTAACAAGATTGGTAAACCACATACCGTACCGTGCAAG GTCAGCGGCAAGTGTGGCTCCGTTCTGGTGCGTCTGATTCCGGCTCCCCGTGGTACGGGCATCGTATCGGCCCCGGTTCCGAAGAAGCTGCTCCAGATGGCTGGTATCGACGATTGTTACACCACCACCCGTGGCTCCACGACAACGCTTGGTAACTTTGCCAAGGCAACGTACGCCGCCATTGCCAAGACGTACGCCTTCCTGACGCCGGACTTGTGGAAGGACCTGCCGCTGAACAAAACCCCGTACCAGGAGTACGCCGACTTCCTCGAGAAGACGAGCAAAACTGGTCAACGCATCATCGAGTTGTAA
- the LOC131212952 gene encoding uncharacterized protein LOC131212952 has protein sequence MDRALVEEKFPFITKQYLEGVLRREQCESAIRVDSFRVDAPLAKGQNYSSDILRVTVDYTTGSHNHRTQTYILKVSFGRDEASDLLDEYDVFKREIAVYDIVMPKVEQLLSSIGYQKRLAPVAHAIHSTTIKHFVFEDLSLQGYKPVNRAAGLNFRQLQMVLEKVAKFHAATAVLYVIEPETMDSHHYRNISEDVPHFYPLFQNSVVACGQQAQGWPTTQGRIAEKLLALKKTIVAKGCQVYTRHESDGFSVLNHGDLWVSNVMYKTDPRGTPIDVILVDYATGFFGSPAIDLSYLLFTSAANDVTVDDFDLLLQYYHSELVDALVKLKYTKRIPTLLDIQIEMLRKGHNGVMFSTFLIPLRLLEDTTNADLGGLLGRSEEAIAFRARLFSQPRYQDRMEYLLNYYDRKGYLD, from the exons ATGGACCGAGCGTTGGTCGAGGAAAAGTTTCCGTTCATCACGAAGCAGTACCTGGAGGGTGTGTTGCGCCGGGAGCAGTGCGAAAGTGCCATCCGCGTGGACAGCTTCAGGGTGGACGCACCGTTGGCGAAGGGACAAAACTATTCCAGCGATATCTTGCGGGTGACCGTAGACTACACGACCGGAAGCCACAACCATCG CACCCAGACCTACATCTTGAAGGTGTCTTTCGGCCGGGATGAGGCTAGCGATCTGTTGGACGAGTATGATGTGTTCAAGCGAGAGATCGCCGTTTACGACATCGTCATGCCGAAAGTGGAGCAGTTGCTCAGCTCGATCGGATACCAGAAGCGGTTGGCTCCGGT TGCACACGCCATCCACTCCACGACCATTAAGCACTTTGTGTTTGAGGATCTGTCCCTGCAGGGCTACAAACCAGTCAACCGGGCAGCGGGTCTAAACTTTCGCCAGCTTCAGATGGTGCTGGAGAAAGTGGCCAAGTTCCATGCCGCTACCGCCGTGCTGTATGTGATT GAACCGGAAACTATGGACTCGCACCACTACCGGAACATCAGCGAGGACGTGCCGCACTTTTATCCACTGTTCCAGAACAGTGTCGTGGCGTGCGGTCAACAAGCCCAAGGTTGGCCCACAACGCAAGGCCGGATCGCGGAGAAGCTGCTGGCACTTAAGAAAACGATCGTTGCCAAGGGTTGCCAGGTGTACACGCGGCACGAGTCGGACGGTTTCAGTGTACTAAACCACGGCGATCTGTGGGTGAGCAACGTAATGTACAAAACTGATCCTCGCGGAACACCGATCGATGTGATCCTTGTGGACTACGCAACCGGCTTCTTTGGTTCCCCGGCGATCGACCTGAGCTATCTGCTGTTCACATCCGCGGCCAACGATGTCACGGTCGATGACTTCGACCTGCTCCTACAGTATTATCATTCGGAACTGGTCGACGCGCTGGTGAAGCTAAAGTACACCAAGCGCATTCCAACACTGCTCGACATCCAAATCGAGATGCTGCGCAAAGGGCACAACGGAGTGATGTTTTCCACGTTCCTAATACCGCTACGGCTCCTCGAGGATACCACCAACGCCGATCTGGGTGGACTGCTGGGCCGCTCGGAGGAAGCGATCGCATTCCGCGCACGGCTATTCTCACAGCCCCGGTATCAGGACCGGATGGAGTACCTGTTGAATTACTACGATCGGAAGGGCTATTTGGATTGA
- the LOC131207056 gene encoding uncharacterized protein LOC131207056 encodes MECSNDERVVPAWLNDEFFLDVIRSFTRDSGTRLCHGCKLRPGTKPGDHFASVMYRTTIHYRTSGSHGKEAALAVIMKIKPFESGIKKDTLGDSDLFEREVAIYSKVLPEMARHLQAMGETLNYPRLVYAADKPHTILILEDVSGKGWTTGQYIKKFEEVVPAVKAIAKFHAASVVVEQEDSSFRADHKCDIGGKLRTLDGLTKKSLEELLDLMRSSPDEFPEQLLQPVEKLKTTLLDALLESYQPSVGCQNVLVHGDFHSKNLLHQFTADGTICDTMLIDFQICSWTTPSVDLHYLLDTIIDQSLKETHRNEIVHLYYQEFRRILQGLGYVGQIPRLWELQIELLRTGALELFHYVTLFPFRFIDRSQINFEAMLSGKAKNPAASNAVYRNVMRTVLKRFLYQGVMQ; translated from the exons ATGGAGTGCTCGAACGACGAACGTGTCGTGCCGGCGTGGCTGAATGACGAGTTCTTTCTGGACGTAATCCGTAGCTTCACGCGGGACTCTGGCACCCGGCTGTGTCACGGTTGCAAGCTACGTCCGGGCACGAAACCGGGCGACCATTTTGCCAGCGTCATGTACCGTACGACCATCCACTACCGGACGTCCGGAAGTCATGGCAAAGAAGCTGCGCTGGCCGTGATCATGAAGATAAAACCGTTCGAGTCGGGCATCAAGAAAGACACGCTCGGTGACAGTGACCTGTTCGAGAGGGAAGTGGCCATCTACAGTAAGGTGCTACCGGAAATGGCACGGCATCTGCAGGCGATGGGCGAAACGCTCAATTACCCGAG GCTGGTCTATGCCGCTGATAAACCACACACGATTCTCATCCTCGAGGACGTCAGTGGCAAAGGCTGGACAACGGGACAGTACATAAAAAAATTCGAAGAGGTAGTGCCAGCGGTGAAAGCCATCGCCAAGTTTCACGCAGCTTCGGTGGTTGTGGAGCAGGAA GATTCTTCTTTCAGGGCCGACCATAAGTGTGACATTGGCGGCAAGTTACGAACCCTCGACGGGTTGACAAAGAAATCGCTAGAGGAACTGTTGGACCTGATGCGCTCCAGTCCGGATGAGTTTCCCGAGCAATTGCTGCAGCCCGTGGAGAAGCTTAAGACAACGCTTCTGGATGCCCTACTCGAAAGCTATCAGCCCTCCGTGGGCTGCCAGAATGTACTCGTTCACGGGGATTTCCATTCGAAAAATCTACTGCACCAGTTCACGGCCGACGGTACGATCTGCGATACCATGCTGATCGACTTCCAAATCTGTAGCTGGACAACGCCGAGCGTGGATTTGCACTACCTACTCGACACGATCATCGACCAGTCGCTGAAAGAGACGCATCGGAATGAGATTGTTCACCTGTACTACCAAGAGTTTCGGAGAATCCTGCAGGGCTTGGGATACGTGGGCCAGATACCCCGACTGTGGGAGCTACAGATTGAGCTGCTTCGAACGGGGGCGCTGGAGCTGTTCCACTACGTAACGCTGTTTCCTTTCCGGTTCATCGATCGCTCACAGATCAACTTCGAGGCGATGCTGTCGGGCAAGGCGAAGAATCCCGCGGCCAGCAATGCCGTTTACCGGAATGTCATGAGAACCGTGTTGAAGCGGTTCCTATACCAGGGCGTGATGCAATGA